Proteins encoded together in one Corynebacterium liangguodongii window:
- a CDS encoding SDR family oxidoreductase — MTSSLSRKKSIFISGGASGIGMETAKRMLDRGWVVGCYDIVPVEWHTDPNLGLDLDEGQLITGHLDVRNWEDWVAAVEDFTSHTGGRLDGFFNNAGVIIDGPLSEQDPERIQWILDINCVGVTYGAKACHPYLKRTKDSVMVSMCSASAIFGQPDISTYSASKFYVKGLTEALSLEWRKDNIRVTDLAPLWAKTKIADVNARSVRTLGVRLEPGDVADVAEKVFAEPSFIQKFRLHHGVSVPDKVLKALSDFAPDTLRRAATKVLVG; from the coding sequence ATGACCTCCTCACTTTCTCGCAAAAAATCCATCTTCATCAGCGGCGGCGCCTCCGGCATCGGCATGGAAACCGCCAAGCGGATGCTTGATCGCGGCTGGGTCGTCGGCTGCTACGACATCGTCCCCGTCGAATGGCACACCGACCCGAATCTTGGCCTCGACCTCGACGAGGGCCAACTCATCACCGGCCACCTCGACGTGCGCAACTGGGAAGACTGGGTCGCGGCTGTCGAGGACTTCACCTCCCACACGGGCGGCAGGCTCGACGGATTCTTCAACAACGCGGGCGTTATTATCGACGGCCCCTTGAGCGAGCAGGATCCCGAGCGCATCCAGTGGATCCTGGACATCAACTGCGTTGGCGTGACCTACGGCGCGAAGGCCTGCCACCCCTACCTGAAGCGCACGAAGGACTCCGTCATGGTCTCCATGTGCTCCGCCTCTGCCATCTTTGGCCAGCCGGACATCTCCACCTACTCCGCCTCCAAGTTCTATGTCAAGGGTCTCACAGAGGCACTGAGCCTGGAATGGCGGAAGGACAACATCCGCGTCACTGACCTCGCCCCGCTGTGGGCAAAGACCAAGATCGCCGACGTCAACGCCCGCTCTGTGCGCACCCTGGGCGTGCGTCTCGAGCCGGGTGATGTCGCCGACGTGGCCGAAAAGGTCTTCGCCGAACCGTCTTTCATCCAGAAGTTCCGGCTGCACCACGGTGTCAGCGTGCCGGACAAGGTGCTCAAGGCACTCTCCGACTTCGCGCCGGACACCCTTCGCCGCGCCGCGACGAAGGTCCTCGTGGGCTAG
- a CDS encoding succinic semialdehyde dehydrogenase, whose amino-acid sequence MTQTVAPERSMQEIINPATGEVIATVPAHTREETAEAFVRARRAQRRWVKTSFRQRRKIFLTFHNLVIDHRERLMDTIQDENGKNRLSALEEILDVAMTARHYAYRAEKLLKPVSRRSVVPLWTSTKEERAPKGVVGAIAPFNYPLSLAVSDAIPAILAGNSVVVKPDSQTPLSALLAAELLAEAGLPEGVYNVVTGRGSEVGQAIVEECDYLMFTGSTETGRLLAEQVAPRLIDYSMELGGKNALIIADDADIDRAVSEIWPACFSNSGQLCISIERMYVHRAVADEFIPAFVDKVKGLKVAGGHGWDADMGSLISVEHADKVEAFVDDAVAKGATVLAGGRRLRELGEAFYAPTVLTGVPESADLYRGEVFGPVVYIEIVDSNDEAIRRANDTDYGLNSSVWAKPSTGKKIASQLQTGTVNINEGYAPAWSSMDAPMGGFKTSGVGRRHGDGGLTKYTESRNVTQTRVMNVVNNRVRSEVWADLLPTTLRIGRDILR is encoded by the coding sequence ATGACCCAGACGGTTGCGCCCGAGCGCTCCATGCAAGAGATCATCAACCCCGCGACGGGAGAGGTTATCGCAACGGTGCCCGCCCACACGCGGGAGGAGACGGCCGAGGCCTTCGTGCGGGCCCGCCGCGCCCAGCGGCGTTGGGTGAAGACGAGCTTCAGGCAGCGCCGCAAGATCTTCCTCACGTTCCACAACCTCGTGATTGATCACCGTGAGCGGTTGATGGACACGATCCAAGACGAAAACGGCAAGAACAGGCTCAGCGCGCTCGAGGAAATCCTTGATGTGGCGATGACGGCCCGGCACTACGCGTACCGGGCGGAGAAGCTGCTCAAACCGGTGTCACGGCGCTCGGTGGTGCCGCTGTGGACCTCTACTAAGGAGGAGCGCGCGCCGAAGGGCGTGGTCGGGGCGATCGCCCCCTTTAACTACCCGCTCTCCCTTGCCGTCTCCGATGCCATTCCCGCGATCCTGGCGGGTAACTCGGTCGTCGTAAAGCCGGATTCCCAAACGCCGCTCTCGGCGCTGCTTGCCGCGGAGCTCCTCGCGGAGGCGGGGTTGCCGGAGGGTGTCTACAACGTGGTCACGGGCCGTGGCTCCGAGGTGGGCCAGGCCATCGTGGAGGAATGTGACTACCTCATGTTCACGGGGTCGACGGAGACCGGTCGCTTACTGGCGGAGCAGGTTGCACCCCGCCTCATTGATTACTCCATGGAGCTCGGCGGCAAGAACGCACTGATCATCGCCGATGACGCGGATATTGACCGTGCGGTCTCCGAGATCTGGCCGGCGTGCTTCAGCAACTCTGGCCAGCTCTGCATCTCGATTGAGAGGATGTACGTCCACCGCGCCGTTGCGGATGAGTTCATCCCGGCGTTCGTGGACAAGGTCAAGGGCCTCAAGGTCGCCGGCGGGCACGGGTGGGACGCGGATATGGGCTCCCTCATCTCCGTTGAGCACGCGGATAAGGTCGAGGCGTTCGTTGATGATGCCGTCGCAAAGGGCGCGACCGTGCTCGCTGGCGGTCGGCGGCTGCGCGAGCTGGGCGAGGCGTTCTACGCGCCAACGGTGCTCACGGGCGTCCCCGAATCCGCCGACCTCTACCGCGGCGAGGTCTTCGGGCCCGTTGTCTACATCGAAATCGTCGACTCGAACGACGAGGCCATCCGCCGCGCGAACGACACCGATTACGGGTTGAATTCCTCGGTGTGGGCGAAGCCGTCGACGGGCAAGAAGATCGCCTCCCAGCTGCAGACCGGCACGGTCAATATCAACGAGGGCTACGCGCCCGCGTGGTCGTCGATGGACGCGCCGATGGGTGGCTTTAAAACCTCGGGCGTGGGCCGCCGCCACGGCGACGGCGGGTTGACCAAATACACCGAGTCGCGCAACGTCACCCAGACCCGCGTGATGAATGTGGTGAACAACCGCGTGCGCAGCGAGGTCTGGGCCGACCTCTTGCCCACAACCTTGCGCATCGGCCGCGACATCTTGCGCTAG
- a CDS encoding DUF3068 domain-containing protein: MLSKFRILASLVTGLGVALIVGGLIAPRFLLGDARLPLDLEHTTWTIEDPAGQARGETKPVTRQLHMEIQDPSGPDIASVRVGESILAGSSPNDFDNLVSAGTWTYPMDRKSGAPTQPMEFSSVMVMPPTRVQSDAPWLKFPADVHNTTYDVFDPTLRAAAPAEFVGEGEIAGRTVYRFEQVVEPTNLARAYADPRNTKTQVDAEGNQTRSFLFYSARRELTVDQATGLVVGINEDVDTYYADDGGRRVEDVLRYEGKMDERRSEEMAGQLSTVLSAAQSRAVTYAVIALGVLLVALGLFGALRGQRAR; encoded by the coding sequence ATGCTCTCGAAGTTCCGCATTTTGGCCTCGCTCGTCACCGGACTCGGCGTTGCCCTCATCGTCGGCGGGCTCATCGCTCCGCGCTTTTTGCTTGGCGACGCCCGACTTCCGCTGGACCTCGAGCACACGACGTGGACGATCGAGGACCCCGCCGGTCAGGCCCGCGGTGAGACAAAACCGGTGACCCGGCAGCTGCACATGGAAATCCAGGACCCCTCGGGCCCGGATATCGCCAGCGTGCGCGTCGGCGAGTCTATCCTTGCCGGTTCTTCCCCCAACGACTTCGACAACCTCGTCAGCGCGGGAACGTGGACGTACCCGATGGACCGTAAAAGCGGCGCCCCGACCCAGCCCATGGAGTTTTCCTCCGTGATGGTGATGCCGCCGACGCGCGTGCAATCGGATGCGCCGTGGCTCAAGTTCCCGGCCGACGTGCACAACACAACCTACGACGTGTTCGATCCCACGCTCAGGGCGGCCGCCCCCGCGGAGTTTGTGGGGGAGGGCGAGATCGCCGGGCGCACCGTCTACCGCTTCGAGCAGGTCGTCGAGCCGACGAACCTCGCGCGCGCGTACGCCGACCCGCGCAACACTAAGACGCAGGTGGACGCGGAGGGGAACCAAACCCGGTCGTTCCTCTTCTACTCCGCCCGCCGCGAGCTCACCGTCGACCAGGCCACGGGCCTCGTCGTGGGGATCAACGAGGACGTGGATACCTACTACGCCGACGACGGTGGGCGTCGCGTTGAAGACGTGCTGCGCTATGAGGGGAAGATGGACGAGCGGCGCTCGGAGGAGATGGCCGGTCAGCTCTCGACGGTGCTTTCCGCCGCGCAGTCTCGGGCGGTGACCTACGCGGTCATCGCGCTCGGCGTGCTGCTCGTTGCGCTGGGGCTTTTCGGGGCTCTGCGGGGGCAGCGAGCGCGCTAG
- a CDS encoding DNA-directed RNA polymerase subunit beta produces the protein MLEGPNLAVSHQTMSMANIPGAPERYSFAKISEPITVPGLLDVQSESFAWLVGTPDWRERQRAERGDDARITSGLEDILEEISPIQDYSGNMSLSLSEPRFEEIKYSIDECKEKDINYSAPLYVTAEFINNDTQEIKSQTVFIGDFPLMTDKGTFIVNGTERVVVSQLVRSPGVYFDETIDKSTERPLHAVKVIPSRGAWLEFDVDKRDTVGVRIDRKRRQPVTVLLKALGWTAEQITERFGFSEIMMSTLESDGVANTDEALLEIYRKQRPGEQPTRDLAQSLLENSFFKAKRYDLARVGRYKVNRKLGLGGDHDGLMTLTEEDIATTLEYLVRLHAGETEMTSPTGEVIPISTDDIDHFGNRRLRTVGELIQNQVRVGLSRMERVVRERMTTQDAESITPTSLINVRPVSAAIREFFGTSQLSQFMDQNNSLSGLTHKRRLSALGPGGLSRERAGIEVRDVHPSHYGRMCPIETPEGPNIGLIGALASYARVNAFGFIETPYQKVVDGKLTDQIDYLTADEEDRFAIAQAATPLDAEGNLTGERIEVRLKDGDIGVVGGKSVDYLDISPRQMVSVATAMIPFLEHDDANRALMGANMQKQAVPLLRSEAAYVATGMEQRAAYDAGDTVITKKTGVIEDVTGDYITVMGDDGVRDTYLLRTFERTNQGTCYNQTPIVSAGERVEAGQVIADGPGTKNGEMALGRNLLVAFMPWEGHNYEDAIILNQRVVEEDILTSVHIEEHEIDARDTKLGAEEITREIPNVSEDVLKDLDERGIIRIGADVRDGDILVGKVTPKGETELTPEERLLRAIFGEKAREVRDTSLKVPHGETGKVIAVRRFSREDDDDLSPGVNEMIRVYVAQKRKIQDGDKMAGRHGNKGVVGKILPQEDMPFMADGTPVDIILNTHGVPRRMNIGQVLEVHLGWLAHAGWTVDPEDPKNAELLKTLPKHLYDVPPESLTATPVFDGASNEEVAGLLANTKPNRDGDVMVDGNGKAMLFDGRSGEPFKYPVSVGYMYMLKLHHLVDEKIHARSTGPYSMITQQPLGGKAQFGGQRFGEMEVWAMQAYGAAYTLQELLTIKSDDVVGRVKVYEAIVKGDNIPDPGIPESFKVLLKELQSLCLNVEVLTADGTPMDLAGDEDDFDQAGSSLGINLSRDEGAAADTA, from the coding sequence GTGCTGGAAGGACCCAACTTGGCAGTCTCCCACCAGACCATGTCAATGGCCAATATCCCCGGAGCTCCGGAGCGTTACTCGTTCGCCAAAATTAGCGAGCCGATTACCGTCCCTGGCCTGCTCGACGTGCAGAGCGAATCCTTCGCGTGGCTCGTCGGCACGCCGGACTGGCGCGAGCGCCAGCGCGCCGAGCGTGGCGACGACGCACGGATCACAAGCGGGCTCGAGGACATCCTTGAGGAAATCTCCCCGATCCAGGATTACTCGGGCAACATGAGCCTGTCCCTGTCGGAGCCCCGGTTCGAGGAGATCAAGTACTCGATCGACGAGTGCAAAGAGAAGGACATCAACTACTCCGCGCCGCTCTACGTCACGGCAGAGTTTATCAACAACGACACGCAGGAAATCAAGAGCCAGACGGTGTTCATTGGCGATTTCCCGCTGATGACGGACAAGGGCACGTTCATCGTCAACGGCACCGAGCGCGTCGTCGTCTCCCAGCTCGTGCGCTCCCCGGGTGTCTACTTCGACGAGACGATCGACAAGTCGACCGAGCGTCCCCTGCACGCCGTGAAGGTCATTCCTTCGCGCGGTGCGTGGCTGGAGTTTGACGTCGATAAGCGCGACACCGTCGGTGTGCGCATCGACCGCAAGCGCCGCCAGCCGGTCACCGTGCTGCTCAAGGCGCTGGGCTGGACCGCTGAGCAGATCACCGAGCGCTTCGGGTTCTCCGAGATTATGATGTCCACCCTCGAGTCCGACGGTGTGGCCAACACCGACGAGGCGCTGCTGGAGATCTATCGCAAGCAGCGCCCGGGCGAGCAGCCGACGCGCGACCTCGCGCAGTCCCTGCTGGAGAACTCCTTCTTCAAGGCCAAGCGCTACGACCTCGCGCGCGTGGGCCGCTACAAGGTCAATCGCAAGCTTGGTCTCGGCGGCGACCACGACGGCCTGATGACCCTGACCGAGGAAGATATCGCCACCACCCTCGAATACCTCGTGCGCCTGCACGCGGGCGAGACGGAGATGACGTCGCCGACCGGCGAGGTCATCCCGATTAGCACCGACGACATCGACCACTTTGGCAACCGCCGCCTGCGCACCGTCGGCGAGCTGATCCAAAACCAGGTCCGCGTCGGCCTCTCCCGCATGGAGCGCGTCGTGCGCGAGCGCATGACCACCCAGGACGCGGAGTCGATCACGCCGACCTCGCTCATTAACGTGCGCCCGGTCTCCGCGGCGATCCGCGAGTTCTTCGGCACCTCCCAGCTCTCGCAGTTTATGGACCAGAACAACTCCCTGTCTGGCCTGACCCACAAGCGCCGCCTCTCGGCGCTCGGCCCGGGCGGTCTCTCCCGCGAGCGCGCCGGCATCGAGGTCCGCGACGTGCACCCGTCGCACTACGGCCGCATGTGCCCGATCGAGACGCCGGAAGGCCCGAACATTGGCCTGATCGGTGCGCTGGCGTCCTACGCCCGCGTCAACGCCTTCGGTTTCATCGAGACCCCCTACCAGAAGGTCGTCGACGGCAAGCTCACCGACCAGATCGATTACCTCACCGCCGACGAGGAGGACCGCTTTGCCATCGCGCAGGCGGCCACACCGCTCGATGCCGAGGGCAACCTCACCGGCGAGCGCATCGAGGTGCGCCTCAAGGACGGCGACATCGGTGTGGTGGGCGGCAAGAGCGTCGATTACCTCGACATCTCCCCGCGCCAGATGGTCTCCGTGGCAACGGCGATGATTCCGTTCCTCGAGCACGACGACGCCAACCGCGCGCTCATGGGCGCGAACATGCAGAAGCAGGCCGTGCCGCTTTTGCGTTCCGAGGCGGCCTACGTCGCCACCGGTATGGAGCAGCGCGCCGCCTACGACGCGGGCGATACCGTGATTACGAAGAAGACCGGCGTGATCGAAGACGTCACCGGCGACTACATCACCGTGATGGGCGACGACGGCGTGCGCGACACCTACCTGCTGCGCACCTTCGAGCGCACCAACCAGGGCACCTGCTACAACCAGACCCCGATCGTCTCCGCCGGCGAGCGCGTCGAGGCCGGCCAGGTCATCGCGGACGGCCCGGGCACCAAGAACGGTGAGATGGCGCTGGGCCGCAACCTGCTCGTGGCGTTTATGCCGTGGGAGGGCCACAACTACGAGGACGCGATCATCCTCAACCAGCGCGTCGTGGAGGAAGACATCCTCACCTCTGTGCACATCGAGGAGCACGAGATCGACGCCCGCGACACCAAGCTCGGTGCCGAGGAGATCACCCGCGAGATCCCGAACGTCTCCGAAGACGTGCTCAAGGACCTCGACGAGCGCGGCATCATCCGCATTGGTGCGGACGTGCGCGACGGCGACATCCTCGTGGGCAAGGTCACCCCGAAGGGCGAGACCGAGCTCACCCCGGAGGAGCGACTGCTGCGCGCCATCTTCGGCGAGAAGGCCCGCGAGGTGCGCGATACCTCGCTGAAGGTGCCCCACGGGGAGACCGGCAAGGTCATCGCCGTGCGCCGCTTCTCCCGCGAGGACGACGACGATCTTTCCCCGGGCGTCAACGAGATGATCCGCGTCTACGTCGCCCAGAAGCGCAAGATCCAGGACGGCGACAAGATGGCTGGCCGCCACGGCAACAAGGGTGTCGTCGGCAAGATCCTGCCCCAGGAGGACATGCCGTTCATGGCGGACGGCACCCCGGTGGACATCATCTTGAACACGCACGGCGTGCCGCGTCGTATGAACATCGGCCAGGTCCTCGAGGTCCACCTCGGCTGGCTCGCGCACGCGGGCTGGACGGTCGATCCCGAGGATCCGAAGAACGCCGAGCTGCTCAAGACGCTGCCGAAGCACCTCTACGACGTGCCGCCGGAGTCTCTCACCGCCACCCCGGTGTTCGACGGCGCGAGCAACGAAGAGGTCGCCGGCCTGCTGGCCAACACCAAGCCGAACCGCGACGGTGACGTCATGGTCGATGGCAACGGCAAGGCCATGCTTTTCGACGGCCGCTCGGGCGAGCCGTTCAAGTACCCCGTCTCGGTGGGCTACATGTACATGCTCAAGCTGCACCACCTCGTTGACGAGAAGATCCACGCCCGCTCCACCGGCCCGTACTCCATGATCACCCAGCAGCCGCTGGGCGGTAAGGCACAGTTCGGTGGCCAGCGTTTCGGCGAGATGGAGGTGTGGGCGATGCAGGCCTACGGCGCCGCCTACACCCTGCAGGAGCTGCTCACCATCAAGTCGGACGACGTGGTTGGCCGCGTGAAGGTCTACGAGGCGATTGTCAAGGGCGACAACATCCCGGATCCGGGCATCCCCGAGTCCTTCAAGGTGTTGCTCAAGGAGCTCCAGTCGCTGTGCCTCAACGTCGAGGTCCTCACCGCCGATGGCACCCCGATGGATCTTGCCGGCGACGAGGACGACTTCGACCAGGCGGGCTCCTCGCTCGGGATTAACCTCTCGCGCGACGAGGGCGCCGCGGCGGACACGGCCTAG
- a CDS encoding DNA-directed RNA polymerase subunit beta' has product MFDVNLFDELRIGLATADDIRRWSHGEVKKPETINYRTLKPEKDGLFCERIFGPTRDWECACGKYKRVRYKGIICERCGVEVTKSKVRRERMGHIELAAPVTHIWYFKGVPSRLGYLLDLAPKDLERIIYFAANIITSVDDEARHNDLSTLEAEMILEKKEVEADANSEIAERAQKLEEDLAELEAAGANASSRKKVQQAADKEMTHIRQAAEREVERLDEVWQTFVKLAPKQMVIDENLYEELVDRYEDYFTGGMGAEAIQTLIRNFDLDAEAEELRSIIAEGKGQKKIRALKRLKVVAAFQRSGNNPDGMILDAIPVIPPELRPMVQLDGGRFATSDLNDLYRRVINRNNRLKRMIDLGAPEIIVNNEKRMLQESVDALFDNGRRGRPVTGPGTRPLKSLSDLLKGKQGRFRQNLLGKRVDYSGRSVIIVGPQLKLHECGLPKLMALELFKPFVMKRLVDNDYAQNIKSAKRMVERQRPEVWDVLEEAISEHPVLLNRAPTLHRLGIQAFEPKLVEGKAIQLHPLACEAFNADFDGDQMAVHLPLSAEAQAEARILMLASNNILSPASGKPLAMPRLDMVTGLYFLTMLKGEGEIGGEGAYAPADDNGPARGVYTSYREAIMAYDRGVLGLQAPIKVSIDHLRPTPEIEAEQFPDGWTQGQAWMADTTLGRIMFNDLLPYNFPYQEGAMVRKGGGSGKVLLGDIIESMVERYPMITVSQTLDKMKDAGFYWATRSGVTISMSDVLVLPNKVEVLEQYEREAEEIERKFWEKGALTEENRYDRLVELWQDATNRVGQAVEDLYPDDNPIPMIVKSGAAGNMRQIWTLAGMKGMVVNSRGEYITRPIKTSFREGLSVMEYFNNSHGSRKGLADTALRTADSGYLTRRLVDVAQDVIVREDDCGTHQGVKVPVARKVGEKWVRDELVETSVSGRVVASDAKDADGNVVLPAGADLGEENIDKLVAAGVEEVKVRSVLTCQTATGVCAKCYGKSMATGKLVDIGEAVGIVAAQSIGEPGTQLTMRTFHQGGVGGDITGGLPRVQELFEARVPKNRAPIASAAGTVSLEDEGNFWTLTIHPDDGSDDVVYEKLSKRQGLAQVRRPMESNPNAMIERSLREGDRVEVGDRLLRGAADPHDVLEVLGRRGVEKHLIDEVQAVYRTQGVSIHDKHIEIIIRQMLRRGNVIDSGDTEFLPGTLVDLAEARQVNAQVVADGGQPAEMRSEIMGITKASLATESWLSAASFQETTRVLTDAAINKRSDKLIGLKENVIIGKLIPAGTGISRYRNIQVKPTEAARSAAYSIPTFGDSIYGDDGYGEFTGASVPLDEYGFDQM; this is encoded by the coding sequence GTGTTTGACGTAAACCTCTTCGACGAGCTTCGCATTGGCCTGGCCACCGCCGACGACATCCGCCGTTGGTCCCACGGCGAGGTCAAGAAGCCCGAGACCATCAACTACCGCACCCTCAAGCCGGAAAAGGACGGGCTGTTCTGCGAGCGCATCTTCGGCCCGACCCGCGACTGGGAGTGCGCCTGCGGCAAGTACAAGCGCGTGCGCTACAAGGGCATCATCTGCGAGCGCTGCGGCGTCGAGGTGACCAAGTCCAAGGTGCGCCGCGAGCGCATGGGGCACATCGAGCTCGCCGCCCCGGTGACCCACATCTGGTACTTCAAGGGCGTGCCTTCCCGCCTGGGCTACCTGCTTGACCTGGCGCCGAAGGACCTCGAGCGGATCATCTACTTCGCCGCCAACATCATTACCTCCGTCGACGATGAGGCTCGCCACAACGACCTCTCGACGCTTGAGGCCGAGATGATCCTGGAGAAGAAGGAAGTCGAGGCCGACGCGAACTCGGAGATCGCTGAGCGCGCGCAGAAGCTCGAGGAAGACCTCGCCGAGCTCGAGGCCGCAGGCGCCAACGCCTCTTCCCGTAAGAAGGTGCAGCAGGCCGCCGACAAGGAGATGACGCACATCCGCCAGGCCGCGGAGCGCGAGGTCGAGCGCCTCGACGAGGTGTGGCAGACCTTTGTCAAGCTCGCGCCGAAGCAGATGGTGATCGATGAGAACCTCTACGAGGAGCTCGTCGACCGCTACGAGGACTACTTCACCGGCGGCATGGGCGCCGAGGCCATCCAGACGCTCATCCGCAATTTCGATCTCGACGCCGAGGCCGAGGAGCTGCGCTCCATCATCGCTGAGGGCAAGGGTCAGAAGAAGATCCGCGCGCTCAAGCGCCTCAAGGTCGTTGCCGCGTTCCAGCGCTCCGGCAACAACCCGGACGGCATGATCCTGGACGCGATTCCGGTCATCCCGCCGGAGCTGCGCCCGATGGTCCAGCTCGACGGTGGCCGTTTCGCCACCTCGGACTTGAACGACCTGTACCGCCGCGTGATCAACCGCAACAACCGCCTCAAGCGCATGATTGACCTCGGCGCGCCCGAGATCATCGTGAACAACGAAAAGCGCATGCTGCAGGAGTCCGTCGACGCGCTGTTCGACAACGGGCGTCGCGGCCGCCCGGTCACCGGCCCGGGCACCCGCCCGCTGAAGTCCCTGTCCGACCTGCTCAAGGGCAAGCAGGGCCGCTTCCGCCAGAACCTCCTGGGCAAGCGCGTGGACTACTCGGGGCGCTCCGTTATTATCGTCGGCCCCCAGCTCAAGCTCCACGAGTGCGGCCTGCCCAAGCTCATGGCGCTCGAGCTGTTCAAGCCGTTCGTGATGAAGCGCCTGGTGGACAACGACTACGCGCAAAACATCAAGTCCGCCAAGCGCATGGTCGAGCGCCAGCGCCCCGAGGTGTGGGACGTGCTCGAGGAGGCCATCTCCGAGCACCCGGTGCTGCTCAACCGCGCACCGACGCTGCACCGCCTGGGCATCCAGGCGTTCGAGCCGAAGCTGGTCGAGGGCAAGGCCATCCAGCTGCACCCCCTGGCCTGTGAGGCTTTCAACGCCGACTTCGACGGCGACCAGATGGCTGTCCACCTGCCGCTGTCCGCGGAGGCGCAGGCCGAGGCCCGCATCCTCATGCTCGCTTCGAACAATATTTTGTCCCCGGCCTCCGGCAAGCCTCTGGCCATGCCGCGCCTGGACATGGTTACCGGCCTGTACTTCCTCACCATGCTCAAGGGCGAGGGAGAAATCGGCGGCGAGGGCGCTTACGCCCCGGCCGACGATAACGGCCCCGCGCGCGGTGTCTACACCTCCTACCGCGAGGCGATCATGGCCTACGACCGCGGGGTGCTCGGCCTGCAGGCGCCGATCAAGGTGAGCATCGACCACCTGCGCCCGACCCCGGAGATCGAGGCGGAGCAGTTCCCGGACGGTTGGACGCAGGGCCAGGCCTGGATGGCCGATACGACCCTGGGCCGCATCATGTTCAACGACCTTCTGCCGTACAACTTCCCGTACCAGGAAGGCGCGATGGTGCGCAAGGGCGGTGGCTCCGGAAAGGTGCTGCTCGGCGACATCATCGAGTCCATGGTGGAGCGCTACCCGATGATCACGGTCTCGCAGACCCTGGACAAGATGAAGGACGCCGGGTTCTACTGGGCGACCCGTTCCGGCGTGACCATCTCCATGTCCGACGTTCTCGTCCTGCCGAACAAGGTCGAGGTGCTCGAGCAGTACGAGCGCGAGGCGGAGGAGATCGAGCGCAAGTTCTGGGAGAAGGGTGCGCTGACGGAGGAGAACCGTTACGACCGCCTCGTTGAGCTCTGGCAGGACGCCACCAACAGGGTCGGCCAGGCTGTCGAAGACCTCTACCCGGACGACAACCCGATTCCGATGATCGTGAAGTCGGGCGCGGCCGGTAACATGCGCCAGATCTGGACGCTGGCCGGCATGAAGGGCATGGTCGTGAACTCGCGCGGTGAGTACATCACCCGCCCGATCAAGACCTCCTTCCGCGAGGGCCTGTCCGTGATGGAGTACTTCAACAACTCGCACGGCTCCCGCAAGGGCCTGGCCGATACGGCGCTGCGTACCGCGGACTCGGGTTATCTGACGCGTCGTCTTGTCGACGTCGCCCAGGACGTCATCGTCCGCGAGGACGACTGCGGCACGCACCAGGGCGTGAAGGTCCCCGTCGCCCGCAAGGTGGGCGAGAAGTGGGTCCGCGACGAGCTGGTGGAGACCTCCGTCTCCGGCCGCGTCGTCGCCTCGGACGCGAAGGACGCCGACGGCAACGTCGTGCTCCCCGCGGGCGCTGACCTGGGTGAGGAGAACATCGACAAGCTCGTTGCCGCCGGCGTGGAAGAGGTCAAGGTCCGCTCCGTGCTCACCTGCCAGACGGCTACCGGCGTGTGCGCGAAGTGCTACGGCAAGTCGATGGCCACCGGCAAGCTCGTCGACATCGGCGAGGCGGTGGGCATCGTGGCCGCTCAGTCGATCGGTGAGCCCGGCACCCAGCTGACCATGCGTACCTTCCACCAGGGCGGTGTCGGCGGCGACATCACCGGCGGCCTGCCCCGCGTGCAGGAGCTCTTCGAGGCCCGCGTGCCGAAGAACCGCGCCCCGATCGCCTCGGCGGCAGGTACGGTCTCGCTGGAGGACGAGGGCAACTTCTGGACGCTGACCATCCACCCGGACGACGGCTCCGACGACGTGGTCTACGAGAAGCTCTCCAAGCGCCAGGGCCTGGCCCAGGTGCGCCGCCCGATGGAGTCCAACCCGAACGCGATGATCGAGCGCTCCCTGCGCGAGGGCGACCGCGTCGAGGTCGGCGATCGGCTCCTGCGCGGCGCGGCTGACCCGCACGACGTGCTCGAGGTGCTCGGTCGGCGAGGCGTCGAGAAGCACCTCATCGACGAGGTGCAGGCGGTCTACCGCACCCAGGGCGTGTCCATCCACGACAAGCACATCGAGATCATCATCCGCCAGATGCTGCGCCGCGGTAACGTCATCGACTCCGGCGATACGGAGTTCCTGCCGGGCACCCTGGTCGACCTCGCCGAGGCCCGCCAGGTCAACGCGCAGGTCGTCGCCGACGGCGGCCAGCCGGCGGAGATGCGCTCGGAGATCATGGGCATTACCAAGGCCTCGCTGGCGACGGAGTCGTGGCTGTCCGCGGCCTCGTTCCAGGAGACCACGCGCGTGCTTACCGACGCCGCCATTAACAAGCGCTCCGACAAGCTCATCGGCCTGAAGGAGAACGTGATCATCGGTAAGCTCATCCCGGCCGGTACGGGTATCTCGCGCTACCGCAACATCCAGGTCAAGCCGACCGAGGCGGCGCGCAGCGCGGCGTACTCGATCCCGACCTTCGGTGATTCGATTTACGGCGACGACGGCTACGGCGAGTTCACCGGTGCCTCGGTGCCGCTCGATGAGTACGGGTTCGACCAGATGTAG